The Candidatus Omnitrophota bacterium DNA window ATAATAGCCCCCCTTTTTACATACGCGCCTTAGTTCTTTAAAGGCTAGTTTTTGCTCCGAATCTTTAAAATAGTGTAAACATTGAGTGTTTATTATGATATCAAACATTTCATCGGCAAAGGGCAGCGAAAGCGCTGTCCCTTGTACAAATTCACAGTAAGAATTAATCGGGATACAGCCGTTTTTAGTACCTTTTTTTAGGGTATTTAATGCAATTTGAGAAATATCAAAATTGACAATTGTGGAATCTGAATCATTAAAGTAAGATTTACAATTATTGTGCGCACCACATCCAATATCTAAAATATTAAGTTTATTCGGAGCCGGGAAATGCTTATTAAATAGATATAGTAAATATGGTTTTTCGACCGCGGCAAATCTATTTTGGCACCATAGATTTTCCCAAAAGTCAGATTTTTTTGAGTCTCGGGTATTTAATTCATCCGATTTTTGTTTTTTATGAAGCACTTTCTACCTTTATTAGGAAAGCGGACAAAATCTGTCAGTTACCACTTGTCTAAAGATTAAATTATTTTTATTAGTAAAGCTATTCAAAATCAATAGGCAGATAAATGTAATAATAAAATAATCTTTTTATATCTGTTCGCTTACAAAACAAAAATCAGCGGCCGAAAAGGGCAGCCTTACGGTCCGCTGGATTGCTTTATTAGAAGTAATTTTTACAATAACGAACTATCTTAGGCCATCTAAATTTTTTAATTCTTCGTAAGCAGCTTCGTTATTTTGTTCCCGAGATATCTTTAAACCTTTAGTTAATGTATATTCAAAATCTCTACCTTTTCCTAAATAATGATAGCACAAAGCTAAGCTAGGGTAAATATTAGCGTTATCTTTATTTATTTTGAGTGCTTTTTTAAAATTTATTATACTTTTTTCATATCGCTGCAGGCGATAATAGATAAGTCCTAATTTTGTGTATGCTTTTTCTTTTATGTTTTCGTAACCAAATTGAGGAATTTCAGCAACACCTTCTTCAAAGTATTTTATGGCAGTATCTTGATTTCCTAAATCAGAATAGATTCGGCCCATCGCAGTTTTCGTTATCCCTTTATGGTAAGGCAGTGCTTCTAGAGTTGTTCGTAGATAGAAAATAGCTTTTTCCTTTTGGTCAAACATTTCTAATAGGTAGCCAATATTTCCGTATAAAGTAGCCAAGGAACTTGCATCATCAAGAATCACTATATTTTTGAATAGATCCGACCGCTTGCTTGATATCAAGTGGAAAGTTTTTTCTTTTATGTTTCTGTAGTCAGTATTTAAGGTAAATAAATCGCTTACAAAGCTATGCAATGGATCATAAGATATATATTGATCATTTATTCGTATTAGACAAAAAATGTGAGTCATGCCAATTGATTGGTTGATCGGTTTAGAGATAGGATCGATAGCATCAGTCTCTACCATCGTAACATCTAAACCATGCGCTTTTAGGATTATTGTGGCCAGCAGGGAGTGAAATGTACAAGCATACAAACTGTAAAAAGTTGTTTCTTGTGTTTTTGTAAAAGTTGAGCTAGGTGACAAGTTGTTAATTAAATCATTGAAAGCGTCTGGCCCAACAAGAAGTTTATATATTTCTACTGTGCTATCTATTGACTCAGGAGGGTTTTTTAGGATTCCGATAAATTCAAACACGCTATCAGCTTTAGCCTCTAGTTCTTTTTTAACTTTGGTGGGGGTATTTATATCTTCGAAATAAAACTTTCTATACAAAGGAGTTAATTTTTCAGCTATATACAAGGCGATATCTGGCGGAT harbors:
- a CDS encoding class I SAM-dependent methyltransferase, producing the protein MLHKKQKSDELNTRDSKKSDFWENLWCQNRFAAVEKPYLLYLFNKHFPAPNKLNILDIGCGAHNNCKSYFNDSDSTIVNFDISQIALNTLKKGTKNGCIPINSYCEFVQGTALSLPFADEMFDIIINTQCLHYFKDSEQKLAFKELRRVCKKGGYYIIAVKNLYAIQSIFFKMFLFKFLLFIPFYPFTYKQITEKLSKDTIVNLFGYIKIPLISSQAKINKFLNKTFSKSKVSFFFSMDIIALAKKC
- a CDS encoding tetratricopeptide repeat protein — protein: MKKIAFLSLILLIHSYPLSAETIILKSGKTIEASIVGKGNDSIKIDINGIPIHYYFDEIISINGKPLTSENIKALSSKSTGNLPLVIENLGYPPDIALYIAEKLTPLYRKFYFEDINTPTKVKKELEAKADSVFEFIGILKNPPESIDSTVEIYKLLVGPDAFNDLINNLSPSSTFTKTQETTFYSLYACTFHSLLATIILKAHGLDVTMVETDAIDPISKPINQSIGMTHIFCLIRINDQYISYDPLHSFVSDLFTLNTDYRNIKEKTFHLISSKRSDLFKNIVILDDASSLATLYGNIGYLLEMFDQKEKAIFYLRTTLEALPYHKGITKTAMGRIYSDLGNQDTAIKYFEEGVAEIPQFGYENIKEKAYTKLGLIYYRLQRYEKSIINFKKALKINKDNANIYPSLALCYHYLGKGRDFEYTLTKGLKISREQNNEAAYEELKNLDGLR